The Xiphophorus hellerii strain 12219 chromosome 22, Xiphophorus_hellerii-4.1, whole genome shotgun sequence genome has a window encoding:
- the LOC116713212 gene encoding vinculin-like isoform X2 has translation MPVFHTKTIESILEPVAQQISHLVIMHEEGEVDGKAIPDLSVPVAAVQAAVSNLVRVGKETVQTTEDQVMKRDMPPAFIKVENSCSKLVQAAQMLKADPYSVPARDYLIDGSRGILSGTSDLLLTFDEAEVRKIIRVCKGILEYLTVAEVVETMEDLITYTKNLGPGMTKMSKMIEERQQELTHQEHRQMLVSSMNTIKELLPVLISAIKIFVATKSSRGAGIEEAEKNRRFTFEKMSAEINEIIRVLQLTTWDEDAWANKDMEALKRSLALIESKMAQAKSWLKDPQGQPGDPGEVALRVILDEAGKVGELCAGRERKDILATTRALGQMTDQIGDLRVRGQGQTPGCMQRAGQCLQGLDLLFGKVDSAARRLEALINSKQAIARRLDAAQAWLADPNGGPEGEENIRALLAEAKRIADLCEDPKERDDILRSINEIAGLTARLMELRKQGKGDSPEARALAKQIGGALLNLQSKTNRAVASMRPAKPAVTLEGKMEQALRWVNNPGVDDRGVECERIEWNTGQAAIRGMVGEGKRLAGGLLGPYRQDMVGRCDRTEGLMTALADMASRGEAEAPHARATAAQLQDTLKDLRQHMQEVMTQEVSDVFSDTTTPVKLLAVAATAPPDAPNRQEVFEERAGNFETHAGRLGATAEKAAAVGTANKSTVEGIHAAMKHARELTPQVTSAARILLKNPGNKAAYEHFDTMKNQWIDNVERLTGLVDEAIDTKSLLDASEEAIKKDIDKCRVAMANVQPQMLVAGATSIARRANRVLLVAKREVENSEDPRFRDTVKHASDILSHTISPMVMDAKAVAGNIQDKGLQKAYLDSCQRILAAVGKVREAFQPQEPDFPPPPPDLDQLHVSDEQAPPKPPLPEGELPPPRPPPPEEKDEEFPEQKVGEVLSEPMMVAARQLHDEARKWSSKPEDEEAVEEREVDDEDEFTDGEDDYEPELLMMPSNQPVNQPILAAAQSLHQEARKWSSKGNDIIAAAKRMALLMAEMSRLVRGGSGNKRALIQCAKDIAKASDEVTRLAKEVAKQCTDRRIRTNLLQVCERIPTISTQLKILSTVKATMLGRTNISEEESEQATEMLVHNAQNLMQSVKETVREAEAASIKIRTDAGFTLRWVRKTPWYQ, from the exons ATGCCGGTGTTTCACACCAagaccattgagagcatcctggAGCCGGTGGCCCAGCAGATCTCCCACCTGGTCATCATGCATGAGGAGGGGGAGGTGGATGGGAAAGCCATCCCGGACCTGTCGGTGCCGGTGGCCGCGGTGCAGGCGGCTGTGAGCAACCTTGTGCGG gtggGGAAGGAAACTGTTCAAACCACAGAGGACCAGGTGATGAAGAGAGACATGCCTCCTGCTTTTATTAA GGTGGAGAACTCGTGCTCGAAGCTCGTTCAGGCAGCTCAGATGCTTAAGGCAGATCCATACTCTGTTCCTGCGAGGGATTACCTGATCGATGGATCCAGAGGAATTCTGTCTGGAACGAGTGACCTACTCCTTACCTTTGATGAAGCAGAG GTGCGTAAGATAATCCGTGTGTGTAAAGGTATCCTCGAGTATCTGACAGTAGCTGAAGTGGTGGAGACCATGGAAGATCTCATCACTTACACAAAAAATCTCGGACCAG GCATGACGAAGATGTCAAAGATGATTGAGGAGCGGCAGCAGGAGCTGACCCACCAAGAGCACCGACAGATGCTCGTCAGCTCCATGAACACCATCAAGGAGCTGCTGCCCGTTCTCATCTCAG CTATAAAGATTTTTGTGGCAACCAAAAGCAGCCGAGGAGCCGGCATTGAGGAGGCTGAGAAGAACCGAAGGTTTACGTTTGAAAAGATGAGCGCCGAAATCAACGAGATCATCAGAGTCTTACAGCTCACCACGTGGGATGAAGACGCCTGGGCAAACAAG GACATGGAGGCCCTGAAAAGATCTCTGGCTTTGATTGAATCAAAGATGGCGCAGGCTAAAAGCTGGCTCAAAGACCCACAGGGACAGCCAG GAGACCCTGGCGAGGTGGCGCTGCGTGTCATTCTGGATGAAGCTGGTAAGGTGGGAGAGCTGTGCGCTGGGAGGGAGAGGAAGGACATACTGGCGACCACCAGGGCTCTGGGGCAGATGACTGATCAGATTGGAGATCTGCGTGTCAG AGGCCAGGGCCAGACTCCAGGGTGCATGCAGCGTGCAGGCCAGTGCTTACAGGGCTTAGATCTGCTCTTTGGCAAAGTGGACAGTGCTGCTCGGAGACTAGAGGCTCTAATCAACTCAAAGCAGGCCATTGCCAGGAGGCTGGATGCTGCCCAG GCATGGTTGGCCGATCCTAATGGTGGTCCTGAGGGAGAGGAGAACATCCGAGCGCTTCTAGCGGAGGCCAAACGCATCGCAGACCTCTGTGAAGACCCCAAGGAGAGGGACGACATCCTGCGCTCCATAAACGAGATAGCAGGACTCACCGCCCGGCTCATGGAGCTGCGCAAACA GGGTAAAGGCGACAGCCCAGAGGCCCGAGCTCTGGCAAAGCAGATTGGAGGGGCTCTGCTAAACCTGCAGTCCAAGACCAACCGGGCGGTGGCCAGCATGAGACCAGCAAAGCCTGCTGTCACGCTGGAGGGTAAAATGGAGCAGGCTCTGCGCTGGGTGAATAATCCCGGGGTGGATGACAGAGGCGTAG AGTGTGAGAGGATAGAGTGGAACACAG GCCAGGCAGCAATCAGAGGAATGGTTGGAGAAGGGAAGAGGCTGGCTGGAGGCCTGTTGGGTCCGTACCGACAGGACATGGTCGGGCGCTGCGACCGAACAGAGGGGCTGATGACAGCTTTGGCAGACATGGCGAGCAGGGGAGAGGCTGAGGCTCCTCATGCACGAGCCACAGCGGCACAATTGCAGGACACCCTCAAG GACCTGAGGCAGCATATGCAGGAGGTGATGACCCAGGAGGTATCCGATGTTTTCAGCGACACCACCACCCCCGTCAAGCTGCTGGCGGTGGCTGCAACTGCTCCTCCTGATGCGCCCAACAGGCAGGAG GTCTTTGAAGAACGTGCAGGGAACTTTGAAACCCATGCTGGACGACTGGGAGCAACCGCAGAGAAGGCCGCCGCTGTGGGAACGGCGAATAAGAGCACAGTGGAGGGAATTCATGCTGCCATGAAACACGCCAGGGAGCTGACGCCACAG GTGACTTCTGCTGCTCGGATCTTGCTAAAAAATCCAGGAAACAAAGCAGCCTATGAGCACTTTGACACCATGAAGAACCAGTGGATTGACAATGTGGAGAGACTGACCG GTCTGGTCGACGAAGCCATAGACACCAAATCCTTGTTGGATGCTTCTGAGGAAGCCATTAAAAAAGACATTGACAAGTGCCGAGTTGCCATGGCAAACGTTCAGCCCCAAATGCTCGTTGCCGGGGCAACAAGCATAGCGAGACGAGCTAACCGGGTCTTGTTGGTGGCCAAGAGGGAAGTGGAGAACTCTGAAGATCCCCGGTTTAGAGATACTGTAAAACATGCGTCTGACATCCTCTCGCACACCATCTCACCCATGGTGATGGACGCAAAGGCTGTGGCTGGGAACATACAAGACAAAG GCCTACAGAAAGCATATTTGGACTCTTGTCAAAGGATCTTGGCTGCAGTGGGAAAAGTCAGAGAAGCCTTCCAGCCTCAGGAACCAGACTTCCCGCCTCCGCCTCCTGACCTGGACCAGCTCCAT GTTAGTGATGAACAGGCTCCACCTAAACCCCCGCTGCCGGAGGGTGAGTTGCCTCCACCCCGTCCTCCTCCCCCGGAGGAGAAGGACGAGGAGTTCCCGGAGCAGAAGGTCGGCGAGGTGCTCAGCGAACCCATGATGGTGGCGGCCAGGCAGCTGCATGACGAAGCGCGCAAGTGGTCAAGCAAA CCTGAGGATGAGGAGGCAGTAGAGGAGAGGGAGGTAGATGATGAAGATGAGTTTACTGATGGTGAGGATGACTATGAGCCAGAGCTGCTGATGATGCCGTCCAACCAGCCTGTCAATCAGCCCATTCTGGCAGCTGCCCAGTCTCTCCACCAGGAGGCTCGCAAGTGGTCCAGCAAG GGTAATGACATCATAGCAGCAGCCAAGCGGATGGCTCTGCTGATGGCTGAAATGTCTCGGCTGGTGCGTGGCGGGAGCGGAAACAAGCGAGCGCTGATTCAGTGCGCAAAAGACATTGCCAAGGCCTCGGATGAGGTGACGAGACTGGCTAAAGAAGTGGCCAAGCAGTGCACAGACAGACGCATCAGGACGAACCTGCTGCAG GTTTGTGAACGAATTCCCACCATCAGCACTCAGCTGAAGATCCTTTCCACTGTCAAAGCTACCATGCTGGGACGGACAAACATTAGCGAAGAGGAGTCAGAGCAG GCTACGGAGATGTTGGTTCACAACGCCCAGAATTTGATGCAGTCTGTAAAGGAGACAGTGCGAGAAGCAGAAGCTGCCTCCATTAAAATCCGCACAGATGCAGGATTCACCCTCCGCTGGGTGCGCAAGACGCCCTGGTACCAATGA
- the LOC116713212 gene encoding vinculin-like isoform X1, protein MPVFHTKTIESILEPVAQQISHLVIMHEEGEVDGKAIPDLSVPVAAVQAAVSNLVRVGKETVQTTEDQVMKRDMPPAFIKVENSCSKLVQAAQMLKADPYSVPARDYLIDGSRGILSGTSDLLLTFDEAEVRKIIRVCKGILEYLTVAEVVETMEDLITYTKNLGPGMTKMSKMIEERQQELTHQEHRQMLVSSMNTIKELLPVLISAIKIFVATKSSRGAGIEEAEKNRRFTFEKMSAEINEIIRVLQLTTWDEDAWANKKDMEALKRSLALIESKMAQAKSWLKDPQGQPGDPGEVALRVILDEAGKVGELCAGRERKDILATTRALGQMTDQIGDLRVRGQGQTPGCMQRAGQCLQGLDLLFGKVDSAARRLEALINSKQAIARRLDAAQAWLADPNGGPEGEENIRALLAEAKRIADLCEDPKERDDILRSINEIAGLTARLMELRKQGKGDSPEARALAKQIGGALLNLQSKTNRAVASMRPAKPAVTLEGKMEQALRWVNNPGVDDRGVECERIEWNTGQAAIRGMVGEGKRLAGGLLGPYRQDMVGRCDRTEGLMTALADMASRGEAEAPHARATAAQLQDTLKDLRQHMQEVMTQEVSDVFSDTTTPVKLLAVAATAPPDAPNRQEVFEERAGNFETHAGRLGATAEKAAAVGTANKSTVEGIHAAMKHARELTPQVTSAARILLKNPGNKAAYEHFDTMKNQWIDNVERLTGLVDEAIDTKSLLDASEEAIKKDIDKCRVAMANVQPQMLVAGATSIARRANRVLLVAKREVENSEDPRFRDTVKHASDILSHTISPMVMDAKAVAGNIQDKGLQKAYLDSCQRILAAVGKVREAFQPQEPDFPPPPPDLDQLHVSDEQAPPKPPLPEGELPPPRPPPPEEKDEEFPEQKVGEVLSEPMMVAARQLHDEARKWSSKPEDEEAVEEREVDDEDEFTDGEDDYEPELLMMPSNQPVNQPILAAAQSLHQEARKWSSKGNDIIAAAKRMALLMAEMSRLVRGGSGNKRALIQCAKDIAKASDEVTRLAKEVAKQCTDRRIRTNLLQVCERIPTISTQLKILSTVKATMLGRTNISEEESEQATEMLVHNAQNLMQSVKETVREAEAASIKIRTDAGFTLRWVRKTPWYQ, encoded by the exons ATGCCGGTGTTTCACACCAagaccattgagagcatcctggAGCCGGTGGCCCAGCAGATCTCCCACCTGGTCATCATGCATGAGGAGGGGGAGGTGGATGGGAAAGCCATCCCGGACCTGTCGGTGCCGGTGGCCGCGGTGCAGGCGGCTGTGAGCAACCTTGTGCGG gtggGGAAGGAAACTGTTCAAACCACAGAGGACCAGGTGATGAAGAGAGACATGCCTCCTGCTTTTATTAA GGTGGAGAACTCGTGCTCGAAGCTCGTTCAGGCAGCTCAGATGCTTAAGGCAGATCCATACTCTGTTCCTGCGAGGGATTACCTGATCGATGGATCCAGAGGAATTCTGTCTGGAACGAGTGACCTACTCCTTACCTTTGATGAAGCAGAG GTGCGTAAGATAATCCGTGTGTGTAAAGGTATCCTCGAGTATCTGACAGTAGCTGAAGTGGTGGAGACCATGGAAGATCTCATCACTTACACAAAAAATCTCGGACCAG GCATGACGAAGATGTCAAAGATGATTGAGGAGCGGCAGCAGGAGCTGACCCACCAAGAGCACCGACAGATGCTCGTCAGCTCCATGAACACCATCAAGGAGCTGCTGCCCGTTCTCATCTCAG CTATAAAGATTTTTGTGGCAACCAAAAGCAGCCGAGGAGCCGGCATTGAGGAGGCTGAGAAGAACCGAAGGTTTACGTTTGAAAAGATGAGCGCCGAAATCAACGAGATCATCAGAGTCTTACAGCTCACCACGTGGGATGAAGACGCCTGGGCAAACAAG AAG GACATGGAGGCCCTGAAAAGATCTCTGGCTTTGATTGAATCAAAGATGGCGCAGGCTAAAAGCTGGCTCAAAGACCCACAGGGACAGCCAG GAGACCCTGGCGAGGTGGCGCTGCGTGTCATTCTGGATGAAGCTGGTAAGGTGGGAGAGCTGTGCGCTGGGAGGGAGAGGAAGGACATACTGGCGACCACCAGGGCTCTGGGGCAGATGACTGATCAGATTGGAGATCTGCGTGTCAG AGGCCAGGGCCAGACTCCAGGGTGCATGCAGCGTGCAGGCCAGTGCTTACAGGGCTTAGATCTGCTCTTTGGCAAAGTGGACAGTGCTGCTCGGAGACTAGAGGCTCTAATCAACTCAAAGCAGGCCATTGCCAGGAGGCTGGATGCTGCCCAG GCATGGTTGGCCGATCCTAATGGTGGTCCTGAGGGAGAGGAGAACATCCGAGCGCTTCTAGCGGAGGCCAAACGCATCGCAGACCTCTGTGAAGACCCCAAGGAGAGGGACGACATCCTGCGCTCCATAAACGAGATAGCAGGACTCACCGCCCGGCTCATGGAGCTGCGCAAACA GGGTAAAGGCGACAGCCCAGAGGCCCGAGCTCTGGCAAAGCAGATTGGAGGGGCTCTGCTAAACCTGCAGTCCAAGACCAACCGGGCGGTGGCCAGCATGAGACCAGCAAAGCCTGCTGTCACGCTGGAGGGTAAAATGGAGCAGGCTCTGCGCTGGGTGAATAATCCCGGGGTGGATGACAGAGGCGTAG AGTGTGAGAGGATAGAGTGGAACACAG GCCAGGCAGCAATCAGAGGAATGGTTGGAGAAGGGAAGAGGCTGGCTGGAGGCCTGTTGGGTCCGTACCGACAGGACATGGTCGGGCGCTGCGACCGAACAGAGGGGCTGATGACAGCTTTGGCAGACATGGCGAGCAGGGGAGAGGCTGAGGCTCCTCATGCACGAGCCACAGCGGCACAATTGCAGGACACCCTCAAG GACCTGAGGCAGCATATGCAGGAGGTGATGACCCAGGAGGTATCCGATGTTTTCAGCGACACCACCACCCCCGTCAAGCTGCTGGCGGTGGCTGCAACTGCTCCTCCTGATGCGCCCAACAGGCAGGAG GTCTTTGAAGAACGTGCAGGGAACTTTGAAACCCATGCTGGACGACTGGGAGCAACCGCAGAGAAGGCCGCCGCTGTGGGAACGGCGAATAAGAGCACAGTGGAGGGAATTCATGCTGCCATGAAACACGCCAGGGAGCTGACGCCACAG GTGACTTCTGCTGCTCGGATCTTGCTAAAAAATCCAGGAAACAAAGCAGCCTATGAGCACTTTGACACCATGAAGAACCAGTGGATTGACAATGTGGAGAGACTGACCG GTCTGGTCGACGAAGCCATAGACACCAAATCCTTGTTGGATGCTTCTGAGGAAGCCATTAAAAAAGACATTGACAAGTGCCGAGTTGCCATGGCAAACGTTCAGCCCCAAATGCTCGTTGCCGGGGCAACAAGCATAGCGAGACGAGCTAACCGGGTCTTGTTGGTGGCCAAGAGGGAAGTGGAGAACTCTGAAGATCCCCGGTTTAGAGATACTGTAAAACATGCGTCTGACATCCTCTCGCACACCATCTCACCCATGGTGATGGACGCAAAGGCTGTGGCTGGGAACATACAAGACAAAG GCCTACAGAAAGCATATTTGGACTCTTGTCAAAGGATCTTGGCTGCAGTGGGAAAAGTCAGAGAAGCCTTCCAGCCTCAGGAACCAGACTTCCCGCCTCCGCCTCCTGACCTGGACCAGCTCCAT GTTAGTGATGAACAGGCTCCACCTAAACCCCCGCTGCCGGAGGGTGAGTTGCCTCCACCCCGTCCTCCTCCCCCGGAGGAGAAGGACGAGGAGTTCCCGGAGCAGAAGGTCGGCGAGGTGCTCAGCGAACCCATGATGGTGGCGGCCAGGCAGCTGCATGACGAAGCGCGCAAGTGGTCAAGCAAA CCTGAGGATGAGGAGGCAGTAGAGGAGAGGGAGGTAGATGATGAAGATGAGTTTACTGATGGTGAGGATGACTATGAGCCAGAGCTGCTGATGATGCCGTCCAACCAGCCTGTCAATCAGCCCATTCTGGCAGCTGCCCAGTCTCTCCACCAGGAGGCTCGCAAGTGGTCCAGCAAG GGTAATGACATCATAGCAGCAGCCAAGCGGATGGCTCTGCTGATGGCTGAAATGTCTCGGCTGGTGCGTGGCGGGAGCGGAAACAAGCGAGCGCTGATTCAGTGCGCAAAAGACATTGCCAAGGCCTCGGATGAGGTGACGAGACTGGCTAAAGAAGTGGCCAAGCAGTGCACAGACAGACGCATCAGGACGAACCTGCTGCAG GTTTGTGAACGAATTCCCACCATCAGCACTCAGCTGAAGATCCTTTCCACTGTCAAAGCTACCATGCTGGGACGGACAAACATTAGCGAAGAGGAGTCAGAGCAG GCTACGGAGATGTTGGTTCACAACGCCCAGAATTTGATGCAGTCTGTAAAGGAGACAGTGCGAGAAGCAGAAGCTGCCTCCATTAAAATCCGCACAGATGCAGGATTCACCCTCCGCTGGGTGCGCAAGACGCCCTGGTACCAATGA
- the LOC116713212 gene encoding vinculin-like isoform X7: MPVFHTKTIESILEPVAQQISHLVIMHEEGEVDGKAIPDLSVPVAAVQAAVSNLVRVGKETVQTTEDQVMKRDMPPAFIKVENSCSKLVQAAQMLKADPYSVPARDYLIDGSRGILSGTSDLLLTFDEAEVRKIIRVCKGILEYLTVAEVVETMEDLITYTKNLGPGMTKMSKMIEERQQELTHQEHRQMLVSSMNTIKELLPVLISAIKIFVATKSSRGAGIEEAEKNRRFTFEKMSAEINEIIRVLQLTTWDEDAWANKDMEALKRSLALIESKMAQAKSWLKDPQGQPGDPGEVALRVILDEAGKVGELCAGRERKDILATTRALGQMTDQIGDLRVRGQGQTPGCMQRAGQCLQGLDLLFGKVDSAARRLEALINSKQAIARRLDAAQAWLADPNGGPEGEENIRALLAEAKRIADLCEDPKERDDILRSINEIAGLTARLMELRKQGKGDSPEARALAKQIGGALLNLQSKTNRAVASMRPAKPAVTLEGKMEQALRWVNNPGVDDRGVGQAAIRGMVGEGKRLAGGLLGPYRQDMVGRCDRTEGLMTALADMASRGEAEAPHARATAAQLQDTLKDLRQHMQEVMTQEVSDVFSDTTTPVKLLAVAATAPPDAPNRQEVFEERAGNFETHAGRLGATAEKAAAVGTANKSTVEGIHAAMKHARELTPQVTSAARILLKNPGNKAAYEHFDTMKNQWIDNVERLTGLVDEAIDTKSLLDASEEAIKKDIDKCRVAMANVQPQMLVAGATSIARRANRVLLVAKREVENSEDPRFRDTVKHASDILSHTISPMVMDAKAVAGNIQDKGLQKAYLDSCQRILAAVGKVREAFQPQEPDFPPPPPDLDQLHVSDEQAPPKPPLPEGELPPPRPPPPEEKDEEFPEQKVGEVLSEPMMVAARQLHDEARKWSSKGNDIIAAAKRMALLMAEMSRLVRGGSGNKRALIQCAKDIAKASDEVTRLAKEVAKQCTDRRIRTNLLQVCERIPTISTQLKILSTVKATMLGRTNISEEESEQATEMLVHNAQNLMQSVKETVREAEAASIKIRTDAGFTLRWVRKTPWYQ; encoded by the exons ATGCCGGTGTTTCACACCAagaccattgagagcatcctggAGCCGGTGGCCCAGCAGATCTCCCACCTGGTCATCATGCATGAGGAGGGGGAGGTGGATGGGAAAGCCATCCCGGACCTGTCGGTGCCGGTGGCCGCGGTGCAGGCGGCTGTGAGCAACCTTGTGCGG gtggGGAAGGAAACTGTTCAAACCACAGAGGACCAGGTGATGAAGAGAGACATGCCTCCTGCTTTTATTAA GGTGGAGAACTCGTGCTCGAAGCTCGTTCAGGCAGCTCAGATGCTTAAGGCAGATCCATACTCTGTTCCTGCGAGGGATTACCTGATCGATGGATCCAGAGGAATTCTGTCTGGAACGAGTGACCTACTCCTTACCTTTGATGAAGCAGAG GTGCGTAAGATAATCCGTGTGTGTAAAGGTATCCTCGAGTATCTGACAGTAGCTGAAGTGGTGGAGACCATGGAAGATCTCATCACTTACACAAAAAATCTCGGACCAG GCATGACGAAGATGTCAAAGATGATTGAGGAGCGGCAGCAGGAGCTGACCCACCAAGAGCACCGACAGATGCTCGTCAGCTCCATGAACACCATCAAGGAGCTGCTGCCCGTTCTCATCTCAG CTATAAAGATTTTTGTGGCAACCAAAAGCAGCCGAGGAGCCGGCATTGAGGAGGCTGAGAAGAACCGAAGGTTTACGTTTGAAAAGATGAGCGCCGAAATCAACGAGATCATCAGAGTCTTACAGCTCACCACGTGGGATGAAGACGCCTGGGCAAACAAG GACATGGAGGCCCTGAAAAGATCTCTGGCTTTGATTGAATCAAAGATGGCGCAGGCTAAAAGCTGGCTCAAAGACCCACAGGGACAGCCAG GAGACCCTGGCGAGGTGGCGCTGCGTGTCATTCTGGATGAAGCTGGTAAGGTGGGAGAGCTGTGCGCTGGGAGGGAGAGGAAGGACATACTGGCGACCACCAGGGCTCTGGGGCAGATGACTGATCAGATTGGAGATCTGCGTGTCAG AGGCCAGGGCCAGACTCCAGGGTGCATGCAGCGTGCAGGCCAGTGCTTACAGGGCTTAGATCTGCTCTTTGGCAAAGTGGACAGTGCTGCTCGGAGACTAGAGGCTCTAATCAACTCAAAGCAGGCCATTGCCAGGAGGCTGGATGCTGCCCAG GCATGGTTGGCCGATCCTAATGGTGGTCCTGAGGGAGAGGAGAACATCCGAGCGCTTCTAGCGGAGGCCAAACGCATCGCAGACCTCTGTGAAGACCCCAAGGAGAGGGACGACATCCTGCGCTCCATAAACGAGATAGCAGGACTCACCGCCCGGCTCATGGAGCTGCGCAAACA GGGTAAAGGCGACAGCCCAGAGGCCCGAGCTCTGGCAAAGCAGATTGGAGGGGCTCTGCTAAACCTGCAGTCCAAGACCAACCGGGCGGTGGCCAGCATGAGACCAGCAAAGCCTGCTGTCACGCTGGAGGGTAAAATGGAGCAGGCTCTGCGCTGGGTGAATAATCCCGGGGTGGATGACAGAGGCGTAG GCCAGGCAGCAATCAGAGGAATGGTTGGAGAAGGGAAGAGGCTGGCTGGAGGCCTGTTGGGTCCGTACCGACAGGACATGGTCGGGCGCTGCGACCGAACAGAGGGGCTGATGACAGCTTTGGCAGACATGGCGAGCAGGGGAGAGGCTGAGGCTCCTCATGCACGAGCCACAGCGGCACAATTGCAGGACACCCTCAAG GACCTGAGGCAGCATATGCAGGAGGTGATGACCCAGGAGGTATCCGATGTTTTCAGCGACACCACCACCCCCGTCAAGCTGCTGGCGGTGGCTGCAACTGCTCCTCCTGATGCGCCCAACAGGCAGGAG GTCTTTGAAGAACGTGCAGGGAACTTTGAAACCCATGCTGGACGACTGGGAGCAACCGCAGAGAAGGCCGCCGCTGTGGGAACGGCGAATAAGAGCACAGTGGAGGGAATTCATGCTGCCATGAAACACGCCAGGGAGCTGACGCCACAG GTGACTTCTGCTGCTCGGATCTTGCTAAAAAATCCAGGAAACAAAGCAGCCTATGAGCACTTTGACACCATGAAGAACCAGTGGATTGACAATGTGGAGAGACTGACCG GTCTGGTCGACGAAGCCATAGACACCAAATCCTTGTTGGATGCTTCTGAGGAAGCCATTAAAAAAGACATTGACAAGTGCCGAGTTGCCATGGCAAACGTTCAGCCCCAAATGCTCGTTGCCGGGGCAACAAGCATAGCGAGACGAGCTAACCGGGTCTTGTTGGTGGCCAAGAGGGAAGTGGAGAACTCTGAAGATCCCCGGTTTAGAGATACTGTAAAACATGCGTCTGACATCCTCTCGCACACCATCTCACCCATGGTGATGGACGCAAAGGCTGTGGCTGGGAACATACAAGACAAAG GCCTACAGAAAGCATATTTGGACTCTTGTCAAAGGATCTTGGCTGCAGTGGGAAAAGTCAGAGAAGCCTTCCAGCCTCAGGAACCAGACTTCCCGCCTCCGCCTCCTGACCTGGACCAGCTCCAT GTTAGTGATGAACAGGCTCCACCTAAACCCCCGCTGCCGGAGGGTGAGTTGCCTCCACCCCGTCCTCCTCCCCCGGAGGAGAAGGACGAGGAGTTCCCGGAGCAGAAGGTCGGCGAGGTGCTCAGCGAACCCATGATGGTGGCGGCCAGGCAGCTGCATGACGAAGCGCGCAAGTGGTCAAGCAAA GGTAATGACATCATAGCAGCAGCCAAGCGGATGGCTCTGCTGATGGCTGAAATGTCTCGGCTGGTGCGTGGCGGGAGCGGAAACAAGCGAGCGCTGATTCAGTGCGCAAAAGACATTGCCAAGGCCTCGGATGAGGTGACGAGACTGGCTAAAGAAGTGGCCAAGCAGTGCACAGACAGACGCATCAGGACGAACCTGCTGCAG GTTTGTGAACGAATTCCCACCATCAGCACTCAGCTGAAGATCCTTTCCACTGTCAAAGCTACCATGCTGGGACGGACAAACATTAGCGAAGAGGAGTCAGAGCAG GCTACGGAGATGTTGGTTCACAACGCCCAGAATTTGATGCAGTCTGTAAAGGAGACAGTGCGAGAAGCAGAAGCTGCCTCCATTAAAATCCGCACAGATGCAGGATTCACCCTCCGCTGGGTGCGCAAGACGCCCTGGTACCAATGA